A region of the Scatophagus argus isolate fScaArg1 chromosome 6, fScaArg1.pri, whole genome shotgun sequence genome:
AGGTGAGTTCATAACCTGACAGGGAGCAGACACGAATGATCTCCCAGTGCTTCGGGTGAATTCAAGCAAAGTATAGAATGAAGCTAAGCTGTGACCTTCATTTTTAGCACTCTTTGCTTACTTTacactgtgctttttctttgaCTTGCAGGAAATCTTCAAACAAAACTTTGATAGACAAGTCAGTCTGTCTTTGCTCACCCCCTTGTAagtgcttgttgtttttgttgttgttctctcACCTTTAGGCCAGCCTTCATGGATGAATATGAGAAGATTGAGGAGGATCTGCAGAAACAATATGACACGTTTGTGGAGAAGTTCAGGAACCTCTGTTTCCTGGAATCTCAGCTAGATGAATACCATAGACTGGAGCAGGAGAGGTTTGAGGTGTGTGAGTTGTGGAACACAGATTCTTAAAAGTAAAAGGACTTCCCATGGAATTGCTTGTATGTAactaacacttttttttttttttttacagattctTAAATGCTTAAATGTATTGACACTCTCCTTCAGTAATCTTCAGCATAACCCAGAGACGTTCATTGCTCTGAAAAAACTGatttgaaacacagaaatatatgaaatgataaaatacaaaaatattgaaAGTAGTCCTGTGATTAGACTTCACTTTCTAATCTAGCATGATCTATCCTTTTCTTATGTTTCGAGTTGGTTAAACCATAGTTAATCTTTAGATATTCTGTGCGAACTGAACCTGGATGTGACAGTTATAGGAAGGGTTGTGCAAATGCATTCTCACTGGCACTCTTTATGGTGGCTATATGTGTTtgtcccttttttccccctgcaggaggctgaaaacacactgagggTGATGCAGCACAaactgagggaggaggagagggataTGATGAACTCCTGTGAGAaaaccaatcacacacactgtggaagCAAATGGTCATGTTATCTCTACTGCTTTTTATGATTTCACAGAGGTGCTtcacaacatttgttttcccGCAGTGAAAGATGAGGATTCTGACATGGATGTTCCAGAGGATGAAGGTTCAGACAGCGACATGGAAGAGTGTCGACCTTCTAAGCCACGGCCCGTACGAAACAGCATCATGGCAGGTATACAGACGAGAGTTAGTCACATCCTTGTTATGATCAACTACAAGATGTTTGTGAAAATTTGCTAATCTTAAAGGCGAGTATAGGCAAAATTATTTCTGTTATGTTCTGCCTTCTCTAATTCTAAGTGGTTTTATATCTGCAGTTCAAAGATAAATACCTAATTCATTAAAACTTTATCACGAAAAATTAGCCAACCTAACAGCCACTTTTCATATAAAATAAGCGTTGCTTCTGTTTGCAACATAGGAAGAGGAGCTCGATTCATCGGGAACATGCAGGGCGGTGACAGTGATGAGGTTAGTACTGTTATAGCAGCATCAACTCCAGATTGCTTCTTTTTCCTACTTGAAGATGTTATTTTTTACTAATTCTGTTTCCAGTGACCCTGTATGGCTTTTTCCATGCTGTGCCTTTCACTACATAATGACATTTactttttggtcatttttagaATAATATAAAACTAATTAGATTTGCACCAGCTCTTATCAGTTTCACACTCCTGAGGGTTGCCAGCTTGTACTTGATATTCCAtatcttatttttctctgttattcACTTGTATCTTAAAGCCAAGAAGGTCAATCCCCCATGCCAAAAAACAACGGAAAGGAAAGGTTTGTGCAGAGCCAGGATGTATTTGTTCCTTTGtgtatttaaaggaaaaatccattCTCAATCTCTCTGACACTGTAGATGCTCCAAACATGAAAAGGAATAGGTCCTCATTCGTTGCATGCCattgtctttttcctcctgaAATAATGGCCAGATGTGTTCATACATCTGTGTCATCTTTTGTGTCATAGAACTacttaaacacatacacacaatactGTTACACAGATGCATCTGTGGGTTtgaaaaaatattgtatttctgtctcttgtaCGCTAAATTTTGGTCTGCATAATTGCCGAACATTCGTGCAGATGTTTTCAGGCAGATTTGGAATGGATTTTCCCTTTTAATTAGGTAAATTTCACTGCTCCCTGTAGTCATCTGGCTCCAAGTGGACACGTCCAAGTTCACTGATTCATTGTTAAATAATTTCTGGACTGAGTTTTATTAGAGCTCCTGGctgattgttgtttctgtgaGACTTTAGCTGGTTCAGTGTTTATTTAGAATGGTAACATGTCCACCCCTTCTGTAGCCCCacattgtgtgttgtgtaattGCCCAGGAAAGTAAAGTTGACATATTTTATCATCATTTGACTGGAGAGAAGTATGAGCTTTTGTAATTGTTGTAATTACGTGTCTCTGCTTGCCTGCTGTTTCAGACTGAAGACAGCGAGATTGATGTGGATGAGGATGacgaagaagatgatgaaggtgatgaaggtgaagaagaggaggagagtaaGGACTTGGAGGATGACAGTCTGGAGGGCCTGGTATCCAGGGGTGCTCGTCCCTCCAGGGGGGGCACAAGACCGCCTCTGCTGGAGGAGAGTGACAATGACTTCTGAATGAAGAACACAAACATACTGATCATTTCCATCTGTTTCCATCTCAGATTAGATCATCATATTACTCAGAAATATGCATTAATTACTATGTTCCACAATGTTATTGCAGCATAAGCATAAATATAgttaatattatatttttgaatatttgtataaaatgtttaccttaataaaatattaaaaatgacattttttcctTGTCCCTTTACTTGGATGTGACAACTGTATACAATTTTATCGTCTTAATAGTCAGTCAAACATAAATAATGCTGAGTATTTAAGTGCTGTGCTCTTAAATTCAACTTTAAACGTTTTAGATGAGAACACAGTTCATTTAAACTACAGTGTGGCTTATAGATAATTACAAACTGATTGAGTTTTATAGTTGAATCTATATGAAACGTATATTTTCTATGACACTAAACAATCTTGTAGTTTTATACTATTGacctatttaaaaaaaaaaacatcaagagtAGCAAAGAATAACAGATACCTCACCTCACATAATTAATACAATGAGACAAAGTATTTTGACAGACAATAAGCTGTCCAGGATGTTAATATTTGACCTTTGGCAACAATTATGCCTcgttcattttaaatattaatgaaatCCTAAATGGAACAaattagctgtttgttttgcaaaCCAGCTACAAGAAAAACATAGACACAACCTGAGAACGCAGCCCCATCAGAATTAACGTTTCCTGTTATTTACCACCAATAAAAAGTACTCAGGGTAAGCTAATTAGAGGCAGAGTTGGGCCGGTTCTGAGTCCAAGTCGAGCAGCGTAGCAGCTACGTCATCAGAGTGCGCGGCTGTGGTTTCGGAGAGGAGGCTGCAGATGCCTTTTCGAAACAACAGTGAACTGTTGTCTACTTGCGACCTGCTTTTCTTCCCATACTGGTAATGAAACCACGTTAATGCTTTGACTTTTGCTCTTACTTACTTCTCCTCTTAGCTTAATTCTGGCAAAATGAATTGGGGAACGGCCAGGTCGTTGACAAACAAGCCACGCTAACATCAGCCATCGGTAGCCATAGCTGGCTAGCTAAATTGACAGGCGATACTGCAGTTTTTCCTGAATTTTAGAGGATTTACTTATTGTTTTGCCAGCTCGCCTGTTTTGTTAATCCGCGTATTTACCACccaacattttcaaactgatgCGTAGTGCTGGTCCATCCAACAAAAATTATTGACTTGCGTTGACATTCATTTCTTTCACACATTAAATGCTATCTCGAAAGAGCTGCTATACATCATCCCCTATTTAAACATTTCAAGTTGAccaatcatatttttttcaatatacATGTGATAAACACTAAAAGAAAAGTCTACGGCAAGTTTAGGCAGGGCTTTGAATCGTAGAAATGATTTGCTTGGACGAAATATCAGTATTTGGCATCAGCCTTGAAAATGCTTGTCAGTCAGattttttcttgtctctcagcTGAAGAGCAGCTGTTGGGATGCCAAAGAAGTTCCAGGGCGAGAACTCCAAGGCGGCCACAGCCAGAGCTCGCAAAGCCGAGGCCAAGGCCGTGGCAGACGCCCGCAAGAAGCAGCAAGAAGAGGATGCTCTGTGGCAAGAAACTGATAAACATGTACTcaaaaaagagcagagaaaggTGGGTCTCTCCAGTGTGGTGTCATGTTCAAATTTGGTACCTTAGTATCTTGTTGTGCTGCTTCTTGTGGTTTCACGTGTCACAATAAATGTGCCGGCCAAACTACTTTAAACATGTATTTATCAACAACGTGGTTTTTTTTGAGGCACAAAAGTCTGATGAGACATTTTTATGCTATTGCAGGACGACAAGGAAAAGAAGAGGCTCGAGCTcctggagaggaagaaggaaaaccAGCGACTTCTGGATGAGGAGAATGCTAAGATAAAAGGCAAATCTCAGAGGGAGACTGGATCTGGAGGAAAAGTGACTCGTGCCCAGATTGAGGAGGTGCTCCAGAACgaacagctgcagctggagcagaAGGAGCTCAAGCCGAAAGGTAAAGTCCAAGTTGTAGACGATGTCAATAAACTGGTTAGAATAAAGACGGAACTGTAGTGAATATCGGATACAGTTCACCAACTACGGCTACATGTGGTATCAAGTCACTAAATACTTACTACCATGACGTTATCTTTGTcttatttcaaataaaatttctTCCCACAGAAAAGAGTCACCTGGACGTTCCATTGGAGGAGAATGTGAACAGAATTATCCCAGAGGAAGGCACAGTGGAAGCCAGAACAATAGAAGATGCCATTGCTGTGCTCAGGTACCTGTAATTTACTGTTTGTGCTATGGGAGGGCAAACTGATCATTTTAGATTCAGATATTGAAGGGGTCCACGATCTTCTTTTGAGGTAGATGGTAAATATTGCAATGCTAAAATGTCCCAGCAGATGTGTGCTATGTGTGCTATTAGGATGGCTACGATGATTAGACAAATTAATTCACATGGCTTTTCAGTGAATGAAATGTTGTAAACAATGTAATGTGAGTTGTAGCTTGCAACATGGTGGATGAGAAGCTTGTGCCAAATTAGAAGTATCTTTAATGCaatattgttttaattgtgCATTGCTATTGAGAAGTTCATTGGTCTGGCTATAGTCAACATGAACAGGAAAAAAGACTGTATTATAGATTGTGATTGCAGTTAAATagaagtgattttatttttttggctaGATGACCCACTCCTAGTTTGCTTATTGTACTTGTGACTTCTCTTGATTGTTGGTGTTGATATGAATTAAGTTTCTCGGGTCCATAAACCCTGCGAAGGTCAGCAGTCCATCATTACCTTTTCCTGTTGTCTCCAGCACGGGACCTGAGGATGTGGACCACCACCCAGAACGAAGGATGAAAGCAGCATTTGCAGCCTACGAGGAGGCAAACATGCCTCGTCTAAAAATGGAGAACCCCAACATGAGGTTGTCGCAGTTGaagcaacagctgaagaaaGAGTGGATGAAGGCACCAGAAAACCCCTTGAACCAACGCTTTGCCACCTACAACACAAAGTGAATGCACTCTTTTCCCCCCATAATGCCATTTGAAAACTGTCTGCCTATGCACATTGGAGATTTACATTGAAAAATTGAATGATTTAATCTAAAAATGAGTGTTGCTGATGAGCTTCACTACTACCCACCTGGAAACAATCTTTCCAGTGCCAGAGGACTCGGCTTTGTTGATCCATTCACTAGCAAGGAGAAACTCATTTTCCCCTGTCAAGGTCACAGCTGATCATCATGTCTGTGCACGTGGCCTCTGATGATTTCAGCATTGAATCAGTTTTAattacataatgtttttttctagCACTTGTGGGTAGGTGAGGAGCCAGATGTTTTGAGAGTAACTTATTAAAGTTCACCACTCGATCATCAACATCTCTTGTTGCTTTTGAATGCCAGACGTCTGCCTTGGTGTTAGGAGGCACATAAatctactcacacacacactggaatcATACGTTTTTGTCAGCTGTTGCTGATGTGCAATAATCTTTATGAAAAGACATTGGAGTTCaaactttacttttcattcaCTGAGAAAATGGACTTTAGTTTGGTATCCAGCCTAAAGAAATTCTCACAGGCCATCAGTAAAACTTGTGTTAAATTTAATGtagctttttctttccttttagtTACTTTGGCAAGTGATGAACCAGTTTCTGCAAAGGAGCCATTTGTTTGCTTAAACAGTAAGGCAGTTTGGTATTGAACATTGCAATGTCACCAGAGGATTAAGAGCAGTGGTGGCACCAAGTCATTGTTGCAAGTAAGTCTCAAGTCAAGTCCCAAGTCCCGCACTTTAGTTCCAGTCCTGAACAAGTCAtaatttgctattttttttatattcaccAAATCTGCTGCCATTTTAACTTAACGCCTCAGCTTTAACACCTTGACTTTCCATTCTTTGTGTGCCTTTGAACAAAGTTGTTGCTCTGTCTGTAATTTCAGATCCATGCATTTTGAAGTCCCTGTAGGGCTCCCCCCCCCCCGTGCTTTGCCTTACAAAGAGTTCATGAGGTGTGCCTGAATGCCCCATGAAGTCcctgtcactgtgtgtctgtatctgtgatacagacagacagcagaggacagatgCATCATGCCAGTAAATGAAACCCAAACACAGTAGATGCTCTGAGCAATAGTTTATATTATGTGACTATTTTGGCACAAAGATTGGCCCTGTGGTGTGGAGGAAAACCATCCAAGATTTACTGACCAAAACAGAAAATCGAGCTTTACTGGCGCATGGTGAATATTAATTTTGGATCCACCATGTTAAATTGGTtcaggaaatgaagggaaataatTGATTATTGGCACATTTGGAGGAAGTTGTCAAATACAAGTGAGATCAAAAGTCATTGGTGTTAAAGTCCATGTCGTGTTGCAAATCTTTTATGATTTTTGACGAGTCTAAAGTCATAAAATTTGGGACTTGAGTCTGACTCTGACCTCTGAAGCCGGACTTCTGATTAAAAGTCTTGCTTTGAAAAGGCACACATACAAAGTGCGTTCTACTGGGATGTCTTCACCATGTGTGTTAGACATGCAAtagcatttcatttaaaatatggcTGAATGGCCAAGTGCTTACAAAGATTAACTGTGACAACTTCgtctttttctgttctcatgTCAAGGATCCACAAAGCTCTGGAAGAGAGACTGttaaatgcaacaaatgcaaaatgtgaagTTGTTACTCCTGACTGTCAAGTTAGTGCTGTTGTCTTTTTGCGATCAGTGCAAATGACAGATTCTGAACTGAAGCTCAAGTTTGATCCGTTCACTGGCTATTCAGCCTTGTTAAGTTAGCTGATGCCTCCCTTGCCAGTATTTTAAGGCGTTGTCTTCAGCAAAGGCCAGGTCTGGTATCAGCTTTTATCAATAAAAGAAACTGTCACTTCATTTCTTTATAACACATTCTCAGAAATAGAGAAGTAATTCAGCGGTGTTTACAGGCTGCCAGATGttctaaaatattttatgagtaAAGAAAAAACTTCATCGGGTTTGCGCAACAAATATGGTTCTGAAGAGTCAAATAAATATtcaggatgtttttttaaaccaccCCCAGGACTGAAACTAGCTGAATTTCACCCCTGTATCTGCTCTGTCAAACCGATTGGCCTTTAGCCAGCTATGGCTTCAAGGTCCCATTATCTTCATATATTTATTGGACCAGTGAAATGAAGGTGGATGGTGACTGAAAActcagtgctgtgtttaaatTGTGTATTCATGCTGTGGTGTGCATGGACGCAACTTTTCCTTTTAGTCCCAGTGCAATTCAAATACTGTCCAGAACTGGAAAAATGTCTGTGGTAACAAGAAAAGATTTAAAACCAGGTAACTGCAACAGCATTTCACAGGACTACCTTCCATGTGTTCtttacatgctaacatttatattatttataaataatttaGATTTGATAGACAAATACATGATAATAGTTGTTGCTGCTGAATTGGTTTTGTATTCATTTACACTGCAGGAAGTGATGTCCAGTGCTGCTGTTGGTCACAAAGATTTTCTCCAGCGCAGCAACATTTACATACTGAACTGCTGAGGCAGCAAGCTGTGAGCTTTGTAGGTTTTTTGGTGCCACTCGCAGTTAGAAAGCAGGGATACAAACAGGGCTTTAGCAGCCTAGATATGAGTGACACAGGTAAAATGTCATAAACAAGTTACAGATGCTTAGTAAATtatactttacatttttatggaCAGTCAAGGAAATCAAGCATGTTTCTGTAAATAGtttgtaattttaaatttacatttacttcaCAGTGGAAGGCATGAGGCCTGTTTCATGTTCTCAAGTCCTTATTTTGAAggaccaggaaaaaaaatatatatatatatatgtatatatatatatatatatatatatatatatatatatgtgtgtgtgtgtgtgtgtgtgtgtatagataGATGATAGATGATTGAACATCTGAGAGGTTGGACTTCTCATATGTCTTTTCCTATAATTATTACAAAACTGTTCACATTGTTACATTTGTTAGTTCATCTAGGACACATCTGGGGAGGCCTTGCACTCACTGGTTTGATTCATTCAGAACCAGATTTAAAAATGGCCTCCTTTGTCCAGTCAGGCTCTTGTGGCGGAGGAGATAAGAGACTGTGCGAAGG
Encoded here:
- the ccdc124 gene encoding coiled-coil domain-containing protein 124, translated to MPKKFQGENSKAATARARKAEAKAVADARKKQQEEDALWQETDKHVLKKEQRKDDKEKKRLELLERKKENQRLLDEENAKIKGKSQRETGSGGKVTRAQIEEVLQNEQLQLEQKELKPKEKSHLDVPLEENVNRIIPEEGTVEARTIEDAIAVLSTGPEDVDHHPERRMKAAFAAYEEANMPRLKMENPNMRLSQLKQQLKKEWMKAPENPLNQRFATYNTK